In a genomic window of [Empedobacter] haloabium:
- a CDS encoding NF038129 family PEP-CTERM protein, translating to MHKAIPLARVVAALALALAGAHAAADTTYNVSIGTGGFGVSSGWLDLQFNGPGVGLAPAATVTLTDFVGFDAGAEVITAGQVGGSLATGYTIGNGDAWNDLFHAVSYGSVLSFKVTFAGDADLSGDIGQSIFSVSAYAADQTTLLGGSSAVDGSLGTVTWTPATVLGGTGSTSFALNSDAIAISAVPEPSAWLMMGIGAMLAAGAARRSRRA from the coding sequence ATGCACAAAGCAATCCCCCTGGCCCGCGTCGTTGCCGCGCTGGCCCTGGCCCTGGCGGGCGCCCATGCGGCCGCCGACACGACCTACAACGTGTCGATCGGCACCGGCGGCTTCGGCGTTTCGTCCGGCTGGCTGGACCTGCAGTTCAACGGTCCCGGCGTCGGCCTGGCGCCGGCCGCGACCGTCACGCTGACGGACTTCGTCGGCTTCGACGCCGGTGCCGAAGTCATCACGGCGGGGCAGGTCGGCGGTTCGCTGGCCACCGGCTACACGATCGGCAATGGCGATGCGTGGAACGACCTGTTCCATGCAGTCAGCTACGGCAGCGTACTGAGCTTCAAGGTGACGTTTGCCGGCGATGCCGACCTGTCCGGCGACATCGGTCAGTCGATCTTCAGCGTCTCGGCGTACGCGGCCGACCAGACCACGCTGCTGGGCGGTTCCTCCGCCGTGGATGGCAGCCTGGGAACCGTCACGTGGACGCCGGCCACGGTGCTGGGCGGCACGGGCAGCACGTCGTTCGCGCTGAACTCGGATGCGATCGCCATTTCGGCGGTCCCGGAGCCGTCAGCGTGGCTGATGATGGGCATCGGCGCGATGCTGGCCGCCGGCGCCGCGCGCCGTTCCCGCCGCGCTTGA